A portion of the Bifidobacterium sp. ESL0800 genome contains these proteins:
- a CDS encoding amino acid ABC transporter permease: protein MSKNNNESSVLFDEPGPKGKRRIRIANWIGGILVAILVVLILMRLHNPPDGENQLDWELWKPALDGEAWTDFYLPGLWMTIKAATLAVIGSVVFGLLFGIGRLLPSKIVRAVSGVIVEFCRAVPVLMFMIFFWRLFSFMGIQSASYWAVVLGLILYNGSVVAELVRSGVGNLPGGQREASLALGLTTTQSLMQIEVPQAVYAMLPAAVTQLVVVLKDTALGSIIMYTDLLQESRRLGSMYFNILQTLVVAGVVYFIVCALLSKLAEWLPSRMQERTAAPTEPEPVAPIAIMDASNVNQIAVAKEVDEDRYGGVPRRYHVHHRGSNASVREWRKTRYMQGYDATHPESEKDPEHIEFPDIPIPGLKHGPHGAKPGEGKNE from the coding sequence ATGAGCAAGAACAACAACGAATCGTCCGTACTCTTCGACGAGCCGGGGCCCAAAGGCAAACGTCGTATCCGCATCGCCAACTGGATCGGCGGCATCCTCGTCGCCATCCTCGTGGTCCTCATCCTCATGCGCCTGCACAACCCGCCGGACGGCGAAAACCAGCTGGACTGGGAGCTTTGGAAGCCGGCGCTTGACGGCGAGGCCTGGACGGACTTCTACCTGCCCGGGCTGTGGATGACCATCAAGGCCGCCACGCTCGCGGTCATCGGTTCGGTCGTCTTCGGCCTGCTCTTCGGCATCGGCCGATTGCTGCCAAGCAAGATCGTGAGGGCCGTTTCCGGCGTCATCGTCGAGTTCTGCCGCGCGGTGCCGGTGCTGATGTTCATGATCTTCTTCTGGAGGCTCTTCTCCTTCATGGGCATCCAAAGTGCTTCCTATTGGGCCGTCGTGCTCGGCCTGATCCTCTATAACGGCTCCGTGGTCGCCGAACTGGTGCGCAGCGGCGTAGGCAACCTGCCTGGCGGACAGCGGGAGGCCTCGTTGGCCCTAGGGCTCACCACCACGCAGTCACTGATGCAGATCGAAGTGCCACAGGCCGTCTACGCCATGCTGCCGGCCGCGGTGACCCAGCTGGTGGTGGTATTGAAGGATACCGCGCTCGGCTCGATCATCATGTACACGGACCTTTTGCAGGAATCCCGTCGTCTCGGTTCGATGTACTTCAACATCCTGCAGACGTTGGTGGTCGCCGGCGTGGTCTACTTCATCGTCTGCGCGCTGCTCTCCAAGCTTGCGGAATGGCTTCCGAGCCGTATGCAGGAACGCACCGCCGCACCGACCGAGCCGGAACCCGTCGCGCCGATCGCCATCATGGACGCCTCGAACGTCAACCAGATCGCGGTGGCCAAGGAAGTGGATGAGGATCGTTACGGCGGGGTTCCGCGTCGCTATCACGTCCATCACCGCGGTTCCAACGCTTCGGTGCGCGAATGGCGTAAGACCCGCTATATGCAGGGCTACGATGCCACGCACCCGGAGAGCGAGAAGGATCCCGAACATATCGAGTTCCCTGACATCCCGATTCCCGGACTGAAGCACGGTCCGCATGGGGCCAAGCCTGGCGAAGGCAAGAACGAGTAG
- a CDS encoding ABC transporter permease subunit (The N-terminal region of this protein, as described by TIGR01726, is a three transmembrane segment that identifies a subfamily of ABC transporter permease subunits, which specificities that include histidine, arginine, glutamine, glutamate, L-cystine (sic), the opines (in Agrobacterium) octopine and nopaline, etc.), with protein sequence MSEFLQLFSQYNVPGAFLVNIELTLFSALFSLVLGVILLMMRISPISSLRTVASAYVEFFKNMPLTIIMVFMVLGAFAQLKLTFSNTFAVNFFWLAVTGLSLYTAAFVCESLRSGINTVPLGQAEAARALGLNFMQSATQVILPQAFRGSVAPLGNTLIALLKNSTVAAAASVATETSSLMSEMIEFHANSIVAIFLIFAFGYVILIIPIGALTTVLSNKLAVRR encoded by the coding sequence ATGAGTGAATTCCTGCAATTGTTCAGCCAATATAATGTTCCCGGCGCATTTCTGGTCAATATCGAGCTGACCCTTTTCTCGGCGCTGTTCTCGCTGGTGCTCGGAGTCATCCTCCTGATGATGCGCATCTCGCCGATCTCTTCTTTGCGAACCGTGGCGAGCGCCTACGTCGAGTTCTTCAAGAACATGCCATTGACCATCATCATGGTGTTCATGGTGCTCGGCGCCTTCGCCCAGCTCAAGCTGACGTTCTCCAATACGTTCGCCGTCAACTTCTTCTGGCTTGCGGTCACAGGCCTGTCGCTCTACACGGCGGCATTCGTCTGCGAATCCCTGCGTTCCGGCATCAACACCGTCCCGCTGGGGCAGGCCGAGGCGGCTCGTGCGCTGGGCTTGAATTTCATGCAGTCCGCCACCCAGGTCATTCTGCCGCAGGCCTTCCGCGGTTCCGTAGCGCCACTTGGCAACACATTGATCGCGTTGCTGAAGAACTCGACGGTAGCCGCGGCCGCGTCGGTGGCCACCGAAACGTCGAGCCTGATGAGCGAGATGATCGAGTTCCATGCGAATTCCATCGTCGCGATCTTCCTGATCTTCGCGTTCGGCTACGTCATTCTGATCATTCCCATCGGGGCGCTGACAACGGTGCTTTCGAACAAGCTCGCGGTACGGAGGTGA
- a CDS encoding glutamate ABC transporter substrate-binding protein, translating into MKPSFNHFSRTWRRVLAAFCALACVFTVAACGTDNEAGKIRIGIKFDQPGVGFKKSGTYVGFDVDVARYIARTLGYSDDEIVFKEAPSKQREAMLQNGDVDMVIASYSITDERKKAVTFAGPYFVAGQDLMVRKDDHEITGPDSLNGKRLCSVTGSTSAEVIKQKFSSKVQLMEQPGYAECATALFSGIVDAVTTDDIILAGLASNAHGKLRLIGKPFTQEYYGVGVKKGNLKFARKIDKAIAQMEKDGFWKRAITDNTRGVKYKPNMKYNPPKPDLGQTGVAK; encoded by the coding sequence ATGAAACCATCATTCAACCATTTTTCGCGCACCTGGCGCAGGGTCCTCGCGGCCTTCTGCGCACTGGCTTGCGTGTTTACCGTAGCCGCGTGCGGCACGGACAACGAGGCGGGCAAGATCCGCATCGGCATCAAATTCGACCAACCTGGGGTCGGCTTCAAGAAATCCGGCACCTACGTCGGATTCGATGTGGACGTGGCCCGCTACATCGCCCGCACCCTCGGCTATTCCGACGACGAAATCGTCTTCAAGGAAGCGCCGAGCAAGCAGCGTGAGGCCATGTTGCAGAACGGCGATGTCGATATGGTCATCGCCAGTTATTCCATCACCGATGAACGCAAGAAAGCCGTCACGTTCGCCGGTCCGTATTTTGTGGCCGGGCAGGACCTGATGGTTCGCAAGGACGACCACGAGATCACCGGCCCCGACAGTCTCAACGGCAAGCGTCTGTGCTCGGTGACCGGTTCCACATCGGCCGAAGTGATCAAACAGAAGTTCTCGTCGAAAGTACAGCTGATGGAGCAGCCCGGTTACGCGGAATGCGCGACCGCGTTGTTCAGCGGCATCGTCGACGCGGTGACCACCGATGACATCATTCTGGCAGGCCTCGCCTCCAACGCCCACGGCAAGCTGAGACTCATCGGCAAGCCGTTCACGCAGGAATACTATGGTGTCGGCGTCAAAAAGGGCAACCTCAAATTCGCCAGGAAAATCGACAAGGCCATCGCGCAGATGGAAAAGGACGGTTTCTGGAAACGCGCCATCACCGACAATACGCGTGGGGTCAAGTACAAGCCGAATATGAAATATAATCCGCCGAAGCCGGATCTCGGGCAGACGGGAGTCGCGAAATGA
- a CDS encoding amino acid ABC transporter ATP-binding protein, which yields MDENHPLVELSHVEKHFGKLHVLKDINLKVNKGEVLVVVGPSGSGKSTMCRTINRLETIDSGTIRIDGQPLPQEGKDLANLRAEVGMVFQQFNLFANKTILQNVTLAPVKVRHMDKKDADDLGMDLLARVGVENQANKMPSQLSGGQQQRVAIARALAMQPKIMLFDEPTSALDPEMVNEVLDVMIKLASEGMTMICVTHEMGFARKAADHIVFMADGKILEKGTPDEFFDHPKTDRAKDFLSKILTH from the coding sequence ATGGACGAAAACCATCCACTGGTTGAGCTGTCCCATGTGGAGAAGCATTTCGGCAAACTCCATGTTCTGAAGGATATCAATCTCAAAGTCAACAAGGGCGAGGTGCTGGTCGTCGTCGGACCTTCCGGTTCCGGCAAATCCACGATGTGCCGTACCATCAACAGGCTCGAGACCATCGATTCCGGCACGATCCGCATTGACGGCCAGCCGCTGCCGCAGGAAGGCAAGGACCTCGCCAACCTACGTGCCGAAGTCGGCATGGTCTTCCAGCAGTTCAATCTGTTCGCCAACAAGACGATTCTGCAGAACGTCACACTGGCACCTGTCAAGGTCCGTCACATGGACAAGAAGGATGCGGACGACCTTGGCATGGATTTGCTGGCACGAGTCGGAGTCGAGAACCAGGCCAACAAGATGCCGTCCCAGCTTTCTGGCGGTCAGCAGCAACGCGTCGCCATCGCCCGTGCGCTTGCCATGCAGCCCAAGATCATGCTGTTCGACGAGCCCACCAGCGCGCTCGATCCGGAAATGGTCAATGAGGTGCTTGATGTCATGATCAAGCTCGCCAGCGAGGGCATGACGATGATCTGCGTGACCCACGAGATGGGCTTCGCTCGCAAGGCGGCCGACCACATCGTATTCATGGCCGACGGGAAGATTCTGGAAAAAGGAACGCCTGACGAGTTCTTCGACCATCCGAAGACAGATCGTGCCAAGGACTTCCTCTCCAAGATTCTTACGCACTGA
- the aspS gene encoding aspartate--tRNA ligase, translated as MSQTAYRTHHATEVTEALIGQKVTLAGWVDRRRDHGGVAFIDLRDSTGLVQIVIYDEEIARPLRSEFVIQVVGEVRERPDGNENEHLSTGKVEVVVESLKVLAKSDALPFQVSTALENEAENKLPGEDIRLKYRYLDLRRPSMQRNLKLRSDMTRAARHALEDMDFTEVETPTFIKSTPEGARDFVVPARLVPGSWYALPQSPQLLKQLLMVGGVERYFQLARCYRDEDFRADRQPEFTQLDMEMSYVDQEDVMAMAEKVIAAIWKTQGYDIKLPIDRITWQDAMDKYGSDKPDLRFGNPIVELTDYFKNTPFRVFQAPYVGAVVFPDGADTPRRQFDAWQEWARQRGAKGLAYVQFTGDGTLKGPVAKNLSDEERNGLKEAVGAKDGDAVFFAAGPRESSQLLLGAARVEIARRAGLLDPKKFAFTWVVDFPLFKRADDPDDDDVAVGNSKWTSMHHPFTMPSADWIDKFDKDPEHAMSDSYDIVCNGEEMGGGSVRIHRNDIQERVLDVLGIGQEEAQEKFGFLLEAFKYGAPPHAGIALGWDRTVSILAGCDTIRDVIAFPKAGGGRDPLTGAPAPISDAQRAETGVDYDPEEDED; from the coding sequence ATGAGCCAGACGGCTTATAGAACACACCATGCCACTGAAGTCACCGAGGCCTTGATCGGTCAGAAAGTAACCCTTGCGGGCTGGGTCGACCGCAGACGCGACCACGGCGGCGTCGCCTTCATCGATTTGCGCGACAGCACCGGCCTGGTGCAGATTGTCATCTACGACGAGGAGATCGCCCGTCCGCTGCGCAGCGAATTCGTCATCCAGGTCGTCGGCGAGGTGCGCGAGCGTCCGGACGGCAATGAGAACGAGCATCTTTCCACCGGCAAGGTGGAGGTCGTCGTCGAGTCCCTCAAGGTGTTGGCCAAGTCCGACGCCCTGCCGTTCCAGGTTTCCACGGCCCTCGAAAACGAGGCGGAGAACAAGCTGCCCGGCGAGGACATCAGGCTTAAGTACCGTTACCTCGATCTTCGTCGTCCCTCCATGCAGCGCAACCTGAAGCTGCGCAGCGATATGACCCGTGCCGCACGCCATGCGCTGGAGGATATGGACTTCACTGAGGTGGAGACCCCGACCTTCATCAAGTCCACGCCTGAGGGAGCCCGCGATTTCGTGGTGCCGGCCCGCCTGGTTCCCGGTTCCTGGTACGCGCTGCCACAGTCCCCGCAGCTCTTAAAGCAGCTGCTGATGGTCGGTGGCGTCGAGCGTTACTTCCAGCTGGCCCGCTGCTATCGAGACGAGGACTTCCGTGCCGATCGTCAGCCCGAGTTCACCCAGCTCGACATGGAGATGAGCTATGTCGACCAGGAAGACGTGATGGCCATGGCCGAGAAGGTCATCGCCGCCATCTGGAAGACCCAGGGCTACGACATCAAGCTGCCGATCGATCGCATCACCTGGCAGGACGCCATGGACAAGTACGGTTCCGACAAGCCCGACCTGCGCTTCGGCAACCCGATCGTCGAGCTCACCGATTACTTCAAGAACACGCCGTTCCGCGTCTTCCAGGCACCGTACGTCGGCGCTGTGGTCTTCCCGGATGGTGCGGACACCCCGCGCCGTCAGTTCGACGCATGGCAGGAATGGGCGCGCCAGCGTGGCGCCAAGGGTCTCGCCTACGTGCAGTTCACCGGTGACGGCACCTTGAAGGGCCCCGTGGCCAAGAACCTTTCCGATGAAGAGCGCAATGGACTTAAAGAAGCCGTGGGCGCCAAGGACGGGGATGCGGTGTTCTTCGCCGCGGGCCCGCGTGAATCCTCCCAGCTGCTGCTCGGCGCCGCCCGCGTCGAGATCGCGCGTCGTGCCGGCTTGCTCGACCCGAAGAAGTTCGCATTCACCTGGGTGGTGGACTTCCCGCTGTTCAAGCGCGCCGATGACCCGGATGACGACGATGTGGCGGTCGGCAACTCCAAGTGGACCTCCATGCATCACCCGTTCACCATGCCGAGCGCCGACTGGATCGACAAGTTCGATAAGGATCCGGAGCATGCGATGAGCGACTCCTACGACATCGTCTGCAACGGCGAGGAGATGGGCGGCGGTTCGGTGCGTATCCACCGCAACGACATCCAGGAGCGCGTGCTCGACGTGCTCGGTATCGGGCAAGAGGAAGCGCAGGAGAAGTTCGGCTTCCTGCTCGAAGCCTTCAAATACGGTGCCCCGCCTCACGCAGGCATCGCGCTGGGTTGGGACCGAACGGTTTCGATCTTGGCCGGTTGCGACACCATCCGCGACGTCATCGCCTTCCCGAAGGCCGGCGGCGGCCGCGATCCGCTCACCGGCGCACCGGCCCCGATTTCGGACGCCCAGCGTGCCGAGACCGGCGTCGATTACGATCCGGAAGAGGACGAAGACTGA
- the hisS gene encoding histidine--tRNA ligase: MAKGASISGFPEWLPEERVVEQRVIDTVRRVFELNGFIGIETRAVEEGSSLLKKGETSKEIYLLSRLQEVGHESDTPIEHRLGLHFDLTVPLSRYVVEHSGQLTFPFKRWQIQKVWRGERPQEGRFREFVQADIDVIGNGELEDHYEVELPLVMVQALEQLRQFGLPKATVHANNRKLSEGFYRGLGLSDIEGVLREIDKLDKIGADEVVKLLVSECGANEAQARACLELAELTAKDGKELLEKFDELCAGHNISQDTDAYKLAREGLDTLAMIVDEAAITRPGSVIADLKIARGLDYYTGSVYETFLDGADQLGSICSGGRYDNLASQGNRKYPGVGLSIGLSRLVSYMLHTAGAHASRVSPAAVMVAVWNEDDRLDCNHIATALRDRGIAADVAPKAAKLGKQIKYADKLGIPYVWFPADASGDGEGSDHDEVKNIITGEQVPADAKSWQPDTLYAQQTVSLDK, translated from the coding sequence ATGGCAAAAGGCGCATCAATATCAGGATTTCCGGAATGGCTGCCCGAAGAACGGGTGGTCGAACAGCGTGTCATCGACACGGTCCGCAGGGTTTTCGAACTCAACGGATTCATCGGCATCGAGACCAGAGCGGTCGAGGAAGGCTCGAGTCTGCTGAAAAAGGGCGAGACCAGCAAGGAGATTTATCTGCTGTCCCGGCTGCAAGAGGTCGGACACGAATCCGACACCCCGATCGAGCATCGTCTCGGGCTTCATTTCGATTTGACCGTTCCGCTCAGCCGTTATGTGGTCGAGCATTCCGGTCAGCTCACCTTCCCGTTCAAACGCTGGCAGATTCAGAAGGTCTGGCGTGGTGAGCGTCCGCAGGAAGGCCGTTTCCGTGAGTTCGTCCAGGCCGACATCGATGTGATTGGCAACGGCGAGCTGGAAGACCACTATGAGGTCGAGCTGCCGTTGGTCATGGTTCAGGCGCTTGAGCAGCTGCGTCAGTTCGGCCTGCCCAAGGCCACGGTGCACGCCAACAACCGCAAGCTTTCCGAAGGTTTCTACCGCGGTCTGGGCCTGAGCGATATCGAAGGCGTGCTGCGTGAGATCGACAAGCTCGACAAGATCGGTGCCGACGAAGTGGTCAAGCTTCTGGTCAGTGAATGCGGTGCGAACGAGGCGCAGGCACGGGCCTGCCTTGAGCTGGCAGAACTGACCGCCAAGGACGGCAAGGAACTGCTCGAGAAGTTCGATGAATTGTGCGCTGGTCATAATATTTCGCAGGATACCGATGCCTACAAGCTCGCTCGCGAAGGCCTCGACACGTTGGCGATGATCGTCGACGAAGCGGCCATCACCCGTCCCGGTTCCGTCATTGCCGATCTGAAGATCGCGCGCGGCCTCGATTACTACACCGGATCGGTCTACGAGACGTTCCTTGACGGCGCCGACCAGCTCGGTTCCATCTGCTCCGGTGGTCGTTACGACAATCTCGCCTCGCAAGGCAACAGGAAATACCCGGGTGTGGGCCTTTCCATTGGATTGTCGCGTCTGGTCTCGTATATGCTGCACACCGCGGGCGCGCACGCTTCACGCGTGTCTCCGGCAGCCGTCATGGTGGCCGTGTGGAACGAAGACGACCGTCTGGATTGCAACCATATCGCCACTGCCTTGCGCGATCGAGGCATCGCCGCCGACGTCGCCCCGAAGGCAGCGAAACTCGGCAAGCAGATCAAGTACGCCGACAAACTGGGCATCCCGTATGTCTGGTTCCCGGCAGATGCGTCAGGCGACGGCGAGGGCAGCGACCATGACGAAGTGAAGAACATCATCACCGGCGAGCAGGTCCCCGCCGACGCCAAGTCATGGCAACCCGATACGCTGTATGCTCAGCAAACCGTCTCTTTGGACAAATAA
- a CDS encoding DUF349 domain-containing protein, which produces MADEQVTETENTNESNAQAGQPAADAQASATSQPVETTAAQTPAEPQAPKAADAAAPTAPAAPKPDDTPSAPAPTTSAAPAKPAPKPHVPSPLAFAKKPAKHPVTAPAHTYSEADVKAAEAFGRVDEKGTVYVREGESEREVGEFPGATNEEALTLYARRYLDLKAKLDLFATRLKAANIKPHEIDESVKNLGEETTNPAIVGDIAALKAQYEELKKAGEAKKAELAEARKAALEKAIKERTAIVEKAEDLANSLSENTNWRSTADKFRSLFEAWQQHQRTTIRIDKPTADALWKRFSAARTTFNQHRRKWAQARDASREETKRVKEEIIKEANEIKDSTDWGATSHQFNELMDRWKAAGRAGRKEDDELWARFREACDVFFNARQADRDQMSSNEKDNLAKKEELLKKAEALVPVADEKAAKKARQALADIQDEWDQIGYVPREDMHRIESRLDAVDNKIKAVEQAAWQKSDPEADARVSSFETQLKAQLDELDAKIAAESDPAKKSKLESEKATKEQWLNAVK; this is translated from the coding sequence ATGGCCGACGAACAAGTCACTGAAACCGAAAACACCAATGAATCCAACGCACAGGCAGGGCAGCCTGCCGCGGACGCACAGGCCAGCGCCACGTCCCAACCAGTAGAAACGACGGCAGCGCAGACTCCGGCCGAGCCTCAGGCGCCGAAGGCTGCGGACGCAGCAGCACCGACTGCGCCGGCCGCACCGAAGCCTGACGACACGCCGAGTGCACCTGCGCCTACCACATCGGCAGCGCCTGCCAAGCCTGCGCCGAAGCCGCACGTTCCCTCTCCCCTGGCCTTTGCCAAGAAACCTGCAAAGCACCCGGTTACAGCCCCTGCTCACACCTACTCCGAGGCCGACGTCAAGGCTGCCGAAGCGTTTGGACGCGTGGACGAGAAGGGCACGGTTTACGTACGTGAAGGCGAAAGCGAACGCGAAGTCGGTGAATTCCCCGGAGCCACCAATGAAGAGGCACTGACGCTCTATGCCCGCCGTTATCTCGATCTCAAGGCCAAGCTCGATCTCTTTGCCACGCGTCTCAAGGCCGCGAACATCAAGCCCCACGAGATCGACGAATCGGTCAAGAACCTGGGCGAGGAAACCACCAATCCGGCCATCGTCGGCGATATCGCCGCGCTCAAGGCACAGTACGAGGAGCTGAAGAAGGCTGGAGAAGCCAAGAAGGCTGAGCTGGCCGAGGCGCGCAAGGCCGCTCTCGAGAAGGCGATCAAGGAGCGCACAGCCATCGTGGAGAAGGCCGAAGACCTCGCAAATTCGCTTTCAGAGAACACGAACTGGCGTTCCACCGCCGACAAGTTCCGTTCGCTCTTCGAGGCTTGGCAGCAGCATCAGCGCACTACCATCCGCATCGACAAGCCGACCGCCGATGCGCTCTGGAAGCGCTTCTCCGCCGCACGCACCACCTTCAACCAGCACCGTCGCAAGTGGGCTCAGGCCCGCGACGCCTCCCGCGAGGAGACCAAGCGTGTCAAGGAAGAGATCATCAAGGAAGCCAATGAAATCAAGGACTCCACCGACTGGGGCGCCACCTCGCACCAATTCAACGAGCTGATGGACCGCTGGAAGGCTGCCGGACGTGCCGGGCGCAAGGAAGACGACGAGCTGTGGGCACGCTTCCGCGAGGCATGCGACGTCTTCTTCAACGCGCGTCAGGCCGACCGCGACCAGATGAGCTCCAACGAGAAGGACAACCTTGCCAAGAAGGAAGAGCTCTTGAAGAAGGCCGAGGCTCTGGTACCGGTCGCCGACGAGAAGGCCGCCAAGAAGGCTCGTCAGGCGCTGGCCGACATCCAGGACGAGTGGGATCAGATCGGCTACGTGCCTCGTGAGGACATGCACCGCATCGAAAGCCGGCTGGACGCCGTCGACAACAAGATCAAGGCCGTCGAACAGGCCGCCTGGCAGAAGAGCGACCCCGAGGCCGACGCCCGAGTCTCCAGCTTCGAGACCCAGCTCAAGGCCCAGCTCGACGAGCTCGATGCCAAGATCGCCGCCGAGTCCGACCCGGCCAAGAAGTCCAAGCTCGAGAGTGAAAAGGCCACCAAGGAACAGTGGCTCAACGCCGTGAAGTAA
- a CDS encoding sucrose-6-phosphate hydrolase, protein MMKTVDESKTISVTNDRYRLKYHVMTPFGWMNDPNGFSYSNGYYHLFYQYNPYSAEWGPMHWGHYRSRDLVHWEQLPIALVPGDPEDANGCYSGCSIAKDGRLYLMYTGHNLLKPDDPDHYREVQNIAYSDDGVHFTKYEDNPVIATPPEDNTQDFRDPKIWQHDGHYYVILGSRGKDGLGRVLVYRSDDLLHWEYRGPIAKSDGEKTQGHMWECPDFFELNGKDVLLFSPQGIEATEKQYLNLHQTGYFVGDMDYEANRFTHGDFSEIDHGHDFYATQTTQSPDGRRILIGWMDMWESAMPEQEDGWAGALTIPRELTLRDGHVYMNPARELKELRQATVLDESTEVRLERLNLPDPQHVELLVEGELANWQGHRFEVMLATESGLLISLSYDKDSGELVLDRPDKGDDAKRFGTVKRSDTLKLQIFIDTSSVEFFVNDGETVFTERYFTEQKPTIELKADAELPMHLTAYTLG, encoded by the coding sequence ATGATGAAAACCGTAGATGAATCAAAGACGATTTCTGTGACCAATGATCGATACCGACTGAAATACCATGTGATGACGCCGTTTGGGTGGATGAACGATCCCAATGGTTTCTCGTATTCTAATGGTTATTACCATCTTTTCTATCAATACAATCCGTACAGTGCCGAGTGGGGGCCGATGCACTGGGGTCATTACCGCAGTCGTGATCTGGTGCATTGGGAGCAGTTGCCCATCGCCTTGGTGCCAGGTGACCCGGAAGATGCGAATGGCTGCTACTCCGGTTGCTCGATTGCCAAGGATGGACGGCTTTACCTGATGTACACCGGGCACAACCTGCTGAAGCCCGATGACCCGGATCATTATCGTGAGGTCCAGAACATCGCTTATAGCGACGATGGCGTTCATTTCACGAAATACGAAGACAACCCGGTTATTGCCACGCCGCCGGAAGACAATACGCAGGACTTCCGTGACCCAAAGATTTGGCAACATGACGGCCATTATTATGTCATCCTTGGTTCCCGTGGCAAGGACGGGCTTGGTCGCGTGCTGGTCTATCGTTCGGATGACTTGTTGCACTGGGAATACCGTGGGCCTATCGCCAAGTCCGACGGGGAGAAGACGCAGGGCCATATGTGGGAATGCCCCGATTTCTTTGAACTGAATGGCAAAGATGTTCTGCTGTTCTCGCCACAAGGCATTGAAGCCACCGAGAAGCAATACCTCAATCTCCACCAGACCGGCTACTTCGTGGGCGATATGGATTACGAAGCGAACCGGTTCACGCACGGCGATTTCAGCGAAATCGACCACGGGCATGATTTCTACGCCACGCAGACAACACAGTCGCCTGATGGCCGAAGAATCCTGATCGGTTGGATGGACATGTGGGAATCGGCTATGCCTGAACAGGAAGACGGTTGGGCCGGGGCGTTGACGATACCTCGCGAGCTGACGTTGCGCGATGGGCATGTCTATATGAATCCGGCAAGGGAGCTCAAGGAACTTCGGCAGGCGACCGTTCTCGACGAAAGCACGGAAGTACGTCTTGAGCGGTTGAACCTGCCTGATCCTCAGCATGTCGAGTTGCTGGTTGAGGGTGAACTCGCAAATTGGCAGGGACATCGTTTCGAAGTCATGTTAGCAACTGAATCTGGTCTGCTGATTTCACTTTCATATGACAAAGACTCGGGGGAGCTGGTTCTTGATCGTCCCGACAAAGGCGATGACGCCAAGCGTTTCGGCACCGTAAAGCGGAGCGATACGCTGAAGCTGCAGATTTTCATCGATACCAGCTCCGTCGAGTTCTTCGTCAACGACGGCGAAACGGTGTTCACCGAGCGCTACTTCACCGAGCAGAAGCCGACCATCGAGCTCAAGGCCGATGCCGAGCTGCCCATGCATTTGACTGCGTACACTCTCGGCTGA